One part of the Oceanihabitans sp. IOP_32 genome encodes these proteins:
- a CDS encoding endonuclease III domain-containing protein — MTKQESVNFIINTLYKLYPEIPVPLDHKDPYTLLIAVLLSAQSTDVRVNKITPLLFEQADNPYDMVKLSVEEIREIIKPVGLSPMKSKGIYGLSQILIEKHNGEVPQTFEALEELPAVGHKTAGVVLAQAFGIPAFPVDTHIHRLMYRWNLSNGKNVVQTEKDAKRLFPKELWNDLHLQIIWYGREYSPARGWDLDKDIITKTVGRKSVIKEYYKQKKS; from the coding sequence ATGACCAAACAAGAAAGCGTAAACTTTATAATTAACACCTTATATAAATTATATCCAGAAATTCCTGTTCCACTAGACCACAAAGACCCTTATACCTTGCTTATTGCAGTTTTACTATCGGCTCAAAGCACCGATGTTCGTGTAAATAAAATAACACCCTTACTTTTTGAGCAGGCCGATAACCCTTACGATATGGTTAAGCTTAGTGTAGAAGAAATTAGAGAAATAATCAAACCTGTTGGTTTATCTCCTATGAAGAGCAAAGGCATATACGGTTTGTCGCAAATTCTTATTGAAAAACACAACGGCGAAGTACCCCAAACTTTTGAAGCACTTGAAGAATTACCAGCCGTGGGCCATAAAACTGCGGGGGTTGTTCTGGCTCAAGCCTTTGGCATACCAGCGTTTCCCGTAGACACGCACATTCACAGACTCATGTACCGGTGGAATTTATCCAACGGAAAAAACGTGGTTCAAACCGAAAAAGACGCTAAACGCTTATTCCCTAAAGAATTATGGAACGATTTACACCTACAAATCATTTGGTATGGACGAGAATATTCTCCTGCAAGAGGTTGGGATTTAGATAAAGATATTATTACTAAAACCGTAGGAAGAAAAAGCGTGATAAAAGAATATTATAAGCAGAAAAAGTCTTAA